One genomic window of Pseudomonas chlororaphis subsp. piscium includes the following:
- the rfbC gene encoding dTDP-4-dehydrorhamnose 3,5-epimerase, which produces MSEFSLKQLPLAGLFSVQHKRFEDQRGHFARLFCEGSLSAFGSEFHIRQINHSCTREKGSVRGLHYQNANAPEAKLITCLRGEVWDVAVDLRPDSETFLHWHAEHLKAGDGRSLLIPAGFAHGFQTLTDDAELLYLHSTDYTPEHEGGLSVNDPRLAIAWPLPVNNLSARDSSHPALDQHFAGVRL; this is translated from the coding sequence GTGAGCGAGTTTTCCTTGAAACAACTGCCGCTGGCCGGACTGTTCAGCGTCCAGCACAAACGCTTCGAAGATCAGCGCGGACACTTCGCCCGACTGTTCTGCGAAGGCAGCCTGAGTGCATTCGGCAGCGAGTTTCATATCCGCCAGATCAACCATTCCTGTACCCGCGAGAAGGGCAGTGTGCGCGGTCTGCATTACCAGAACGCCAACGCGCCGGAAGCCAAGCTGATCACCTGCCTGCGCGGCGAGGTGTGGGATGTGGCGGTGGATCTGCGTCCGGACTCCGAGACCTTTCTGCACTGGCACGCCGAGCACCTGAAGGCCGGCGATGGCCGCAGCCTGCTGATCCCGGCCGGATTCGCCCACGGCTTTCAGACCCTCACCGACGATGCTGAGCTGCTCTACCTGCACAGCACCGATTACACGCCGGAGCACGAGGGTGGTCTGTCGGTGAACGATCCACGGCTGGCGATTGCCTGGCCGTTGCCTGTCAATAATCTGTCGGCCCGGGATTCCAGCCATCCCGCGCTCGATCAACACTTTGCTGGAGTGCGTCTATGA
- a CDS encoding class I SAM-dependent methyltransferase — protein sequence MGHELYRVMDLPVLQNRTFADAHSARASACADMVLVQDEESGLIFNQAFDPDKLSYDSDYQNEQAHSAQFQRHLQDVEGIIARHFKGRELIEVGCGKGYFLELLRERGYRITGIDPAYEGDNADVIKAPFTRGLGLSADAVVLRHVLEHIADPRAFLAEMAEANQGGQIYIEVPCFDWIVEHRAWFDVFYEHVNYFRLDDLRRMFGTVHEAGHLFGGQYLYVVADLGTLREPGETPVARLEMPLDFTASIERAKQIIQAQPEAGSAIWGASSKGVIYSLFLQRAGVSVDQVVDINPAKQGRYLPLSGARVSSPEEVMATLPEGANLFVMNSNYLDEIKRMTDGRYVYHAVDSASFK from the coding sequence ATGGGGCATGAGTTGTATCGGGTCATGGACCTGCCGGTGCTGCAGAACCGCACCTTCGCCGACGCGCACAGCGCCAGGGCCTCGGCCTGTGCCGACATGGTGCTGGTGCAGGACGAGGAGAGCGGCCTGATCTTCAACCAGGCCTTCGACCCCGACAAACTGAGCTACGACAGCGACTACCAGAACGAGCAGGCCCACTCGGCGCAGTTCCAGCGTCACCTGCAGGATGTCGAGGGCATCATCGCCCGGCATTTCAAGGGCCGCGAGCTGATCGAGGTCGGTTGTGGCAAGGGCTACTTCCTCGAACTGCTGCGTGAGCGGGGCTACCGCATCACCGGCATCGACCCGGCCTACGAGGGCGATAACGCCGATGTGATCAAGGCGCCCTTTACTCGTGGCCTGGGCCTGTCGGCCGATGCCGTGGTGTTGCGCCATGTGCTGGAACATATCGCCGACCCGCGGGCGTTCCTGGCGGAGATGGCCGAGGCCAACCAGGGCGGGCAGATCTACATCGAAGTGCCGTGCTTCGACTGGATCGTCGAGCATCGCGCCTGGTTCGATGTGTTCTACGAGCATGTGAACTACTTCCGCCTGGATGACCTGCGGCGCATGTTCGGCACCGTGCACGAAGCCGGCCACCTGTTCGGCGGCCAGTACCTGTACGTGGTGGCTGACCTCGGCACCTTGCGCGAGCCTGGCGAGACACCGGTCGCGCGCCTGGAAATGCCGCTGGATTTCACCGCCAGCATCGAGCGCGCCAAGCAGATCATCCAGGCGCAGCCCGAGGCGGGCTCGGCGATCTGGGGCGCGTCGTCCAAAGGCGTGATCTATTCGCTGTTCCTGCAGCGCGCGGGCGTTTCGGTGGACCAGGTGGTGGATATCAATCCGGCCAAGCAGGGCCGTTATCTGCCCCTGAGCGGCGCCCGTGTGTCGTCCCCCGAAGAGGTCATGGCGACCTTGCCCGAGGGCGCCAACCTGTTTGTGATGAATTCCAACTATCTCGACGAAATCAAGCGCATGACCGATGGGCGTTATGTCTATCACGCGGTCGACAGCGCTTCGTTCAAATGA
- a CDS encoding NAD-dependent epimerase/dehydratase family protein, with protein MKVLVTGASGFVGRHLVAALLARGCQVRALARDPQKLAAMPWAGAVEQVAADVHAADTDIASLVDGVDALAHLAWPGLPNYKALFHLEHNLMADYRFIKAAVEAGVPQVMITGTCFEYGMQSGPLDEQTPAQPSNPYGLAKHSLRLFLESLQQHVPFTLQWVRLFYLHGAGQNPNSLLAALDRAIDAGDAVFDMSAGEQLRDYLAIEDAAASLAALLQRREFSGVVNCSSGQPISVRALVEQRVRERGSMIRLNLGHYPYPAHEPMAFWGANQRLQQLLGAEHGA; from the coding sequence ATGAAAGTACTGGTCACCGGCGCCAGCGGTTTTGTCGGCCGGCATCTGGTCGCCGCCTTGCTGGCCCGCGGCTGCCAAGTGCGGGCGCTGGCCCGTGATCCACAAAAACTCGCCGCCATGCCCTGGGCCGGGGCGGTGGAGCAGGTGGCCGCGGATGTGCATGCCGCCGACACTGATATCGCCTCTCTGGTCGACGGCGTCGATGCCCTGGCGCACCTGGCCTGGCCGGGGCTGCCGAACTACAAGGCGCTGTTCCATCTCGAGCACAACCTGATGGCCGACTACCGGTTCATCAAGGCCGCGGTCGAGGCGGGCGTGCCCCAGGTCATGATCACCGGTACCTGTTTCGAATACGGTATGCAGAGCGGTCCGCTCGACGAGCAGACGCCGGCGCAGCCGAGCAATCCCTACGGGCTGGCCAAGCATAGCCTGCGGCTGTTCCTGGAGAGCCTGCAGCAGCATGTGCCTTTTACCCTGCAATGGGTGCGGCTGTTCTACCTGCACGGTGCCGGGCAGAACCCCAACAGCCTGCTGGCCGCCCTGGACCGGGCGATCGATGCCGGCGACGCGGTGTTCGACATGTCCGCCGGCGAACAGCTGCGCGATTACCTGGCCATCGAGGACGCCGCCGCCAGCCTTGCGGCACTGCTGCAACGGCGAGAGTTTTCCGGAGTGGTCAACTGTTCCAGCGGCCAGCCGATATCGGTTCGGGCGCTGGTCGAGCAGCGTGTGCGCGAGCGCGGCTCGATGATCCGCCTGAACCTGGGGCATTACCCCTATCCCGCCCATGAACCCATGGCGTTCTGGGGGGCGAACCAGCGCCTGCAACAACTATTGGGAGCAGAACATGGGGCATGA
- a CDS encoding flagellar hook-associated protein 3, translated as MRISTAQFYESSAANYQKNFANAVKSSEEASSLVRVNTAADDPVGASRLLQLGQQASLLSQYSANTTSIKASLGQAESVLTSITNVLARAQELASGAGNAGFTDDDRKANAAELAQIEEQLLSLMNTQDENGKYIFAGSQGDTVPFTRNSDGTYSYNGDQTTLNLPVGDTMSMATNTTGWAAFQQAINTSRSQVSMTAPTVDDGRVTLSNGQVSSNPKYNSEFRSGEPYTISFLSSTQFKITDSAGNDVTSEASQNGSFSSSKGAEAQTVSFRGVDLRLSINLKPGDATPPNTEIAGHSFTLAAKPDSFNVSRSPGNPSTAVVTGASVSNTNAYNASFPSGGAIIKFTSATNYELYASPLTADSKPVSTGTMAGSTATASGVNFTFSGTPAAGDQYVVAVNNHQTQNVLDTISQLRSVLNTPTNGDPIAIQKLNAGLQAGMANLASGANQVASAVSDIGGRGSALEIQNETNLSLSAANTQTQSAIRDSDPAEVMTRLTLQQTMLQASQLAFSKIAQLGLFNKV; from the coding sequence ATGCGTATTTCCACCGCCCAGTTTTACGAATCCTCGGCTGCCAACTACCAGAAGAACTTCGCCAATGCGGTCAAGAGCAGCGAAGAGGCCAGCAGCCTGGTTCGCGTCAACACCGCGGCCGACGATCCGGTAGGCGCCTCGCGCCTGCTGCAGTTGGGCCAGCAGGCTTCGCTGTTGAGCCAGTACTCGGCCAACACCACCTCGATCAAGGCGTCCCTGGGCCAGGCCGAATCGGTCCTGACCAGCATCACCAACGTTCTGGCGCGTGCCCAGGAACTGGCGAGCGGGGCCGGCAACGCCGGTTTCACCGACGACGACCGCAAGGCCAACGCCGCCGAACTGGCGCAGATCGAAGAGCAGCTGTTGAGCCTGATGAACACCCAGGACGAAAACGGCAAGTACATCTTTGCCGGTTCCCAGGGCGACACCGTGCCGTTCACCCGCAACTCCGACGGCACCTACAGCTACAACGGCGACCAGACCACGCTGAACCTCCCGGTGGGCGACACCATGTCCATGGCCACCAACACCACCGGCTGGGCCGCCTTCCAGCAAGCCATCAACACCAGCCGCAGCCAGGTCAGCATGACCGCCCCGACGGTGGATGACGGCCGGGTGACGCTGTCCAACGGCCAGGTGTCTTCGAATCCGAAGTACAACAGTGAGTTCCGCAGCGGCGAGCCGTACACCATCAGCTTCCTCAGCAGCACCCAGTTCAAGATCACCGACAGCGCCGGCAACGACGTGACGTCGGAGGCCAGCCAAAATGGCTCCTTCAGCTCCAGCAAGGGTGCAGAGGCACAGACCGTCAGTTTCCGTGGCGTCGATCTGCGCCTGAGCATCAACCTGAAACCCGGTGATGCCACCCCCCCGAACACGGAGATCGCCGGTCACAGCTTCACCCTGGCGGCCAAGCCTGATTCCTTCAACGTCTCGCGCAGCCCGGGCAACCCGTCGACCGCGGTGGTGACTGGCGCCAGCGTCAGCAACACCAACGCCTACAACGCCAGCTTCCCGAGCGGTGGTGCGATCATCAAGTTCACCAGCGCCACCAACTACGAGCTGTACGCCTCACCGTTGACCGCCGACAGCAAGCCGGTTTCCACTGGCACCATGGCCGGCTCCACCGCCACTGCGTCTGGCGTGAACTTTACCTTCAGCGGTACACCGGCAGCGGGCGACCAGTACGTGGTGGCGGTCAACAACCACCAGACCCAGAACGTCCTCGACACCATCAGCCAGCTGCGTTCGGTGCTGAATACACCGACCAACGGTGATCCGATCGCCATCCAGAAACTCAACGCCGGGTTGCAGGCGGGGATGGCCAACCTGGCCAGCGGCGCCAACCAGGTGGCGAGCGCGGTCAGCGACATCGGTGGTCGGGGTTCGGCGCTGGAGATCCAGAACGAAACCAACCTGAGCCTGAGCGCGGCCAACACCCAGACCCAGTCGGCGATCCGCGATTCCGACCCGGCCGAGGTGATGACCCGCCTGACCCTGCAACAGACCATGCTGCAAGCCTCGCAACTGGCCTTCAGCAAGATTGCCCAACTGGGCCTGTTCAACAAGGTCTGA
- a CDS encoding glycosyltransferase, with the protein MNQHPLVSIVIPAFNPRFFSQALESALAQTWERIEIVICDDSAGDEIRQAVDAIVEPPHPVRYLRNPQRLGLQKNLLRCVEEARGELIKILCDDDRLFAPSIALQAQVLVDHPEINLVCALRMMSDAGNFILPPRVENARLSPNDAMLKGDDMLAILESTPRNFLGNFSSTLMRRADVLELLPALTQESAGFLALLDLALFVCLMRRGNLALINTVLSTERLYPERLSKQPEMLRAAKLEWDWLAQMLAARSGESAPASGWVRYVDLAKMTEPGWQWGELCVTRVLGNRNTVVSGRVGGETESYADFYQEWLAIRCFTETEKRHLPQRIASWPVRPQIVPIVIDVEADAVALESTLQSLAQQLYAPQAILVLSNAECTEHERVLQLPLEAQWPQQLNALVPQLEGCHWFYLLRAGDLLKESALLILAERIAATPGALCVYSDEGARGEGESIDPVFKPDFNLDLMRGYPYVGRTLAFERQRFLALGGFDPAFGELAPHDVLWRLVEEAGPQTIEHIAEIQVESPFNFADWLSLPEVIEGNAGLVGAHLNRIGVEHRISHDELPLLNHIDYLFPQRPLVSIIIPAGDSLAALQHCTESLIEKTAYSHYEILIVDSGSRDPAMAGWLEAMAQLGADMLRVLPFTGSASDVALRNYAARQARGEYLLLLSANALICSGDWLDELLNHAQRPEVGVVGARMLGLDGSIVHAGLILGLAGAASSPFYGEAASARGYMQRLQVPQSWSAVSGDCLMVRKEVFDSAGQLDEVNYSRGLSDVDLCLRIKRDGYLVVWTPFASVVLVSAEKVAQEPEELAVREREHDTFYRSWMPQVARDPAYNPALSLGYSSFSLEVGLRNNWNPFSTRALPLVLGLPVNSSAVGHYRVTAPMTALEEEGRLIGRFAYESPSSVEIERLSPDSIILQCRYSDGAVSDILRMKKYSSALRVFELDDYVVSAPKKNTHARNQPLNTEEMLRQGIALCDRVVVTTQPLADALSSMHSDIRIVPNMLPVDPWGSLTCRRGTSSKPRVGWGGGTSHTGDLEIIADVVRELAHEVEWVFFGMCPDELRPYVHEFHPAIGLQTYPFKLASLNLDLALAPLEFHIFNDCKSNLRLLEYGACGYPVICTDTEAYRGYLPCTKVVSNSTQEWIEAIRMHLADPEASYRMGDALREEVLRDYMLRGNNLNLWMQGWLPD; encoded by the coding sequence GTGAATCAACACCCTCTAGTCAGCATCGTCATCCCTGCCTTCAATCCGCGCTTCTTCAGCCAGGCCCTCGAGAGTGCGCTGGCCCAGACCTGGGAGCGGATCGAAATCGTCATCTGCGACGACTCGGCCGGCGACGAGATCCGTCAGGCGGTGGACGCCATCGTCGAGCCACCCCATCCGGTGCGTTATCTGCGCAACCCGCAACGCCTGGGTCTGCAGAAGAACCTGCTGCGCTGTGTCGAAGAGGCGCGGGGCGAGCTGATCAAGATCCTCTGCGACGATGACCGCCTGTTCGCCCCGAGCATTGCCCTGCAGGCACAGGTGCTGGTCGACCACCCCGAGATCAATCTGGTTTGCGCGCTGCGCATGATGAGCGATGCCGGTAATTTCATTCTGCCGCCGCGGGTCGAGAACGCCCGGTTGTCGCCGAACGACGCGATGCTCAAGGGCGATGACATGCTGGCGATCCTCGAGAGTACGCCACGCAACTTCCTTGGCAATTTCAGTTCGACCCTGATGCGTCGCGCCGACGTGCTGGAACTGTTGCCAGCCTTGACCCAAGAGAGCGCAGGCTTCCTCGCGCTGCTGGATCTGGCGTTGTTCGTATGCTTGATGCGGCGTGGCAACCTGGCGCTGATCAATACCGTGCTGAGCACCGAGCGCCTGTATCCGGAACGCTTGAGCAAGCAGCCGGAGATGTTGCGGGCGGCGAAGCTCGAGTGGGACTGGCTGGCACAGATGCTCGCCGCGCGTAGCGGCGAATCGGCCCCGGCCTCGGGCTGGGTACGTTACGTGGACCTGGCGAAAATGACGGAGCCGGGCTGGCAGTGGGGCGAGCTGTGCGTGACCCGGGTGCTCGGCAACCGCAACACCGTGGTCAGTGGCCGGGTCGGTGGCGAGACTGAAAGTTACGCCGACTTCTACCAGGAGTGGCTGGCGATCCGGTGTTTTACCGAGACCGAGAAACGTCATCTGCCACAGCGTATCGCCAGCTGGCCGGTGCGGCCGCAGATCGTACCCATCGTGATCGATGTGGAGGCCGATGCTGTGGCCCTGGAGTCGACCTTGCAGAGCCTGGCGCAGCAGTTGTATGCGCCGCAGGCGATCCTGGTCCTGTCCAATGCCGAGTGCACGGAGCACGAGCGTGTGCTGCAACTGCCTCTGGAAGCGCAGTGGCCGCAGCAGCTCAATGCCCTGGTGCCGCAGCTGGAAGGTTGCCACTGGTTTTACCTGCTGCGCGCCGGCGACCTCCTCAAGGAATCGGCGCTGCTGATCCTCGCCGAGCGCATTGCCGCGACGCCGGGCGCGCTGTGCGTCTACAGCGACGAAGGCGCACGGGGCGAGGGCGAGTCCATCGACCCGGTGTTCAAGCCCGATTTCAACCTGGACCTGATGCGCGGTTACCCCTATGTCGGCCGGACGCTGGCATTCGAGCGCCAGCGCTTTCTGGCCCTGGGCGGATTCGATCCGGCTTTCGGCGAGCTGGCCCCTCATGACGTGCTGTGGCGCCTGGTGGAAGAAGCGGGGCCGCAGACCATCGAACACATTGCCGAGATCCAGGTCGAGAGCCCGTTCAATTTCGCCGACTGGCTGTCGCTGCCCGAGGTGATCGAGGGCAACGCCGGACTGGTCGGTGCGCATCTGAACAGAATCGGCGTGGAGCACCGCATCAGCCACGACGAACTGCCGCTGCTTAATCACATCGATTACCTGTTCCCGCAGCGGCCGCTGGTGTCGATCATCATCCCGGCGGGTGATTCGCTGGCGGCGTTGCAGCACTGCACCGAGAGCCTGATCGAAAAAACCGCCTACAGCCATTACGAGATCCTGATCGTCGACAGTGGCAGTCGCGACCCGGCCATGGCCGGCTGGCTGGAGGCCATGGCGCAGCTGGGTGCCGATATGTTGCGGGTGTTGCCGTTTACCGGCAGCGCTAGCGATGTGGCACTGCGCAATTACGCGGCGCGACAGGCGCGCGGCGAGTACTTGCTGTTGCTCAGCGCCAATGCCCTGATCTGCTCCGGCGACTGGCTGGACGAGCTGCTCAATCACGCGCAGCGGCCGGAAGTGGGTGTGGTCGGCGCGCGCATGCTCGGCCTGGATGGCTCGATCGTGCACGCCGGACTGATCCTCGGCCTGGCCGGCGCCGCCAGCTCGCCGTTCTACGGCGAGGCCGCCAGTGCCCGCGGTTACATGCAGCGCTTGCAGGTGCCGCAGAGCTGGAGTGCGGTCAGTGGTGATTGCCTGATGGTGCGCAAGGAAGTCTTCGACAGTGCCGGCCAGCTGGATGAGGTCAACTATTCCCGGGGGCTGAGTGATGTCGACCTGTGCCTGAGGATCAAGCGCGACGGTTACCTGGTGGTCTGGACGCCCTTTGCCAGCGTGGTGCTTGTGTCGGCCGAAAAGGTAGCGCAGGAGCCCGAGGAGCTGGCAGTACGGGAGCGTGAACACGACACTTTCTACCGCAGCTGGATGCCCCAGGTCGCCCGTGATCCGGCCTACAACCCGGCCCTGAGCCTGGGATACTCCAGCTTCAGCCTGGAAGTGGGGCTGCGCAATAACTGGAACCCGTTCTCGACCCGCGCCTTGCCGCTGGTGCTCGGCTTGCCGGTGAACAGCTCGGCGGTGGGCCATTACCGGGTGACCGCGCCTATGACGGCGCTGGAAGAGGAAGGGCGGTTGATCGGCCGGTTCGCCTACGAGTCCCCTTCGAGCGTGGAAATCGAGCGCCTGTCCCCCGACTCGATTATCCTCCAGTGCCGCTACAGCGACGGCGCGGTGAGCGATATCCTGCGCATGAAGAAGTATTCCAGTGCGCTGCGGGTTTTCGAGCTCGACGACTATGTGGTCAGTGCGCCGAAGAAAAATACCCATGCGCGCAATCAGCCGCTGAATACCGAAGAAATGCTGCGCCAGGGCATCGCCCTGTGCGACCGGGTGGTGGTCACCACGCAGCCCTTGGCCGATGCGCTGTCGAGCATGCACAGCGACATCCGGATCGTGCCGAACATGCTGCCGGTCGATCCCTGGGGCAGCCTGACCTGCCGTCGCGGTACTTCGAGCAAGCCACGGGTGGGCTGGGGCGGAGGCACTAGCCACACCGGCGACCTGGAAATCATCGCCGATGTGGTACGCGAGCTGGCCCATGAAGTCGAATGGGTGTTCTTCGGCATGTGCCCGGATGAACTACGGCCTTACGTACATGAGTTCCATCCGGCGATAGGCTTGCAGACCTACCCGTTCAAACTGGCCAGCCTCAACCTCGACCTGGCCCTGGCGCCGCTGGAGTTCCACATCTTCAACGACTGCAAGAGCAACCTGCGCCTGCTGGAGTACGGCGCCTGCGGTTACCCGGTGATCTGTACCGACACCGAGGCCTACCGCGGCTATCTGCCCTGTACCAAGGTCGTGAGTAACAGCACCCAGGAGTGGATCGAGGCGATCCGCATGCACCTGGCCGATCCCGAGGCCAGCTACCGCATGGGCGATGCGCTGCGTGAAGAAGTCCTGCGCGACTACATGTTGCGGGGCAACAACCTGAATCTGTGGATGCAGGGGTGGTTGCCGGATTGA
- the rfbF gene encoding glucose-1-phosphate cytidylyltransferase, translating into MKAVILAGGLGTRISEESHLKPKPMIEIGGKPILWHIMKQYSAHGIHDFVICLGYKGYAIKDFFANYFLHTSDVTFDMRENRMDVHQNYSEPWRVTLIDTGEETMTGGRLRRAGRYLQDEEAFCFTYGDGVSDLNIGALVDFHRAHGKHATVTAVQPPGRYGALERDGDSVLGFTEKPRGDGGWINGGFFVLSPKVLPLLTADDTVWEAEPLATLARQGQLQAFQHDGFWHPMDTLRDKNHLEQLWQSGEAPWKQWD; encoded by the coding sequence ATGAAGGCAGTTATTTTGGCGGGTGGCCTGGGCACGCGCATCAGCGAGGAGTCCCATCTCAAGCCCAAGCCGATGATCGAGATTGGCGGCAAGCCAATTCTCTGGCACATCATGAAGCAGTACTCCGCCCACGGCATTCACGACTTCGTGATCTGCCTGGGCTACAAGGGGTACGCGATCAAGGACTTCTTCGCCAACTACTTCCTGCACACCTCCGACGTCACCTTCGACATGCGGGAAAACCGCATGGACGTTCACCAGAACTACAGCGAGCCCTGGCGTGTGACCCTGATCGACACTGGTGAGGAAACCATGACCGGCGGCCGTCTGCGCCGGGCCGGCCGCTATCTGCAGGATGAAGAAGCCTTCTGCTTCACCTACGGCGACGGCGTGTCCGACCTGAATATCGGCGCCCTGGTGGACTTCCACCGGGCCCACGGCAAGCACGCGACCGTCACGGCAGTGCAGCCGCCTGGCCGTTACGGCGCCCTGGAGCGCGACGGTGACAGCGTCCTGGGCTTTACCGAAAAGCCCCGCGGTGACGGTGGCTGGATCAACGGCGGCTTCTTCGTGCTGTCGCCCAAGGTGTTGCCGCTGCTGACCGCCGACGACACGGTGTGGGAAGCCGAGCCGCTGGCCACCCTGGCCCGGCAAGGCCAGCTGCAGGCCTTCCAGCACGATGGCTTCTGGCATCCGATGGACACCCTGCGTGACAAGAACCACCTGGAACAGCTCTGGCAGAGCGGGGAGGCCCCATGGAAGCAGTGGGACTGA
- the rfbG gene encoding CDP-glucose 4,6-dehydratase codes for MEAVGLSPQFWRGKRVLLTGHTGFKGSWLTLWLQSLGAEVSGFSLDPATEPSLFELARVAEGINDQRGDLRDLGALLELIAETQPEIVLHLAAQPLVREGYRDPLGTYSSNVMGTLNLLEAIRQVGGVRACVLVTTDKVYANQEWLWPYREEEALGGHDPYSSSKACCELLAQSYAASFFPADKYAEHGLALATARAGNVLGGGDFAPERLIPDVLKAWTADEPVTLRYPQAVRPWQHALEPLAGYLQLAAGLYEQGPQFAGAWNFGPSEADMCSVGEVVELLAARWPAAPGLRIEPSELHEAGLLRLDSSRARQLLAWQPRWSLQQCLAQTLDWHLAWQNGDDMRTVTLAQLNLYRGAL; via the coding sequence ATGGAAGCAGTGGGACTGAGCCCGCAATTCTGGCGTGGCAAGCGGGTCCTGCTGACCGGCCACACCGGTTTCAAGGGCAGCTGGCTGACCCTGTGGCTGCAAAGCCTGGGGGCTGAAGTCAGCGGTTTCTCCCTGGACCCTGCGACCGAGCCGAGCCTGTTCGAGCTGGCGCGGGTCGCCGAGGGCATCAACGACCAGCGTGGCGACCTGCGCGACCTCGGCGCCTTGCTGGAGCTGATCGCCGAGACGCAGCCGGAAATCGTCCTGCACCTGGCGGCGCAACCGCTGGTGCGCGAGGGCTATCGCGACCCGCTGGGTACTTACTCCAGCAACGTGATGGGCACCCTGAACCTGCTGGAAGCAATCCGTCAGGTCGGCGGCGTGCGTGCCTGTGTGCTGGTGACCACCGACAAGGTCTACGCCAACCAGGAATGGCTGTGGCCGTACCGCGAGGAAGAAGCCCTCGGTGGTCACGACCCTTACAGCAGCAGCAAAGCCTGCTGCGAATTGCTGGCGCAGTCTTACGCGGCGTCGTTTTTCCCGGCCGACAAGTACGCCGAGCACGGTCTGGCATTGGCCACCGCGCGTGCCGGCAACGTGCTGGGCGGCGGCGACTTCGCGCCTGAGCGGCTGATTCCCGACGTACTCAAGGCCTGGACGGCGGACGAGCCGGTGACCCTGCGTTACCCGCAAGCCGTGCGTCCGTGGCAGCACGCCCTGGAGCCGCTGGCCGGCTACCTGCAACTGGCCGCCGGGCTCTACGAACAAGGACCGCAGTTCGCTGGGGCCTGGAACTTCGGGCCAAGCGAAGCGGACATGTGCAGCGTCGGCGAAGTGGTCGAGTTGCTGGCCGCGCGCTGGCCGGCGGCCCCCGGGCTGCGCATCGAACCGAGCGAGCTGCACGAAGCCGGCCTGTTGCGCCTGGACAGCAGCCGCGCACGCCAGCTGCTGGCCTGGCAACCGCGCTGGTCGCTGCAGCAATGCCTGGCGCAGACCCTGGACTGGCACCTGGCCTGGCAGAACGGTGACGACATGCGCACCGTGACCCTCGCTCAACTGAATCTGTACCGGGGCGCGCTGTGA
- a CDS encoding class I SAM-dependent methyltransferase has product MNCRGCAAPLSLPLIDLGTSPPSNAYVHADRLEQAEQWVPLKVAVCQQCWLVQTEDYTSAESLFDAEYAYFSSFSSTWLAHAERYVAETVERFGLTADSRVVEVAANDGYLLQYVAARGIKCLGVEPTRSTAQAAREKGLEIRELFFGRDTAAQLKNQGWAADLMAANNVLAHVPDINDFLGGFATLLKPTGVATFEFPQLLTLMAGAQFDTLYHEHYSYLSLTAVQVLCERNGLEVFDVSQLATHGGSLRVFVQRKDGERRAVQPAVQQQLQAEFDAGVKTPEFYATLAPAAERIKHDLLRFLLQAKAEGKRVVGYGAAAKGNTLLNYAGIKPDLLAWVADASPHKQGKFLPGSRIPVVAPERIDSERPDYVLVLPWNLLQEVSEQLAHVRQWGGRFVIAVPELKLL; this is encoded by the coding sequence ATGAACTGCCGTGGGTGCGCCGCACCGCTGAGCCTGCCGCTGATCGACCTCGGCACCTCACCACCGTCCAACGCCTATGTGCATGCCGATCGTCTTGAACAGGCCGAGCAATGGGTGCCGCTGAAGGTCGCCGTGTGTCAGCAATGCTGGCTGGTACAGACCGAGGATTACACCAGCGCCGAAAGCCTGTTCGACGCCGAGTACGCCTACTTCAGTTCGTTTTCCAGCACTTGGCTGGCCCACGCCGAGCGCTATGTGGCCGAGACGGTCGAGCGCTTTGGCTTGACGGCTGACAGCCGTGTGGTGGAAGTCGCCGCCAACGACGGTTACCTGTTGCAGTACGTGGCCGCTCGCGGGATCAAATGCCTGGGCGTCGAGCCGACCCGCAGCACCGCGCAAGCCGCGCGGGAAAAAGGCCTGGAGATTCGTGAACTGTTCTTCGGTCGCGACACCGCCGCGCAGCTGAAAAACCAAGGCTGGGCGGCGGACCTGATGGCCGCCAACAATGTGCTGGCCCATGTGCCGGACATCAACGATTTCCTCGGCGGTTTCGCGACGCTGCTCAAGCCGACCGGCGTGGCCACCTTCGAGTTCCCGCAACTGCTGACGCTGATGGCCGGCGCGCAGTTCGACACCCTGTACCACGAGCACTATTCCTATCTGTCCCTGACCGCCGTGCAGGTACTGTGCGAGCGCAACGGTCTGGAAGTCTTCGACGTCAGCCAGTTGGCCACCCATGGCGGTTCGCTGCGGGTTTTCGTCCAGCGCAAGGACGGCGAACGCCGCGCCGTGCAACCGGCGGTGCAGCAGCAGTTGCAAGCCGAGTTCGACGCGGGCGTGAAAACCCCCGAGTTCTACGCCACGCTGGCACCCGCTGCGGAACGCATCAAGCATGACCTGCTGCGCTTCCTGCTCCAGGCCAAGGCCGAAGGCAAGCGCGTGGTGGGTTATGGCGCCGCGGCCAAGGGCAACACCTTGCTCAATTACGCCGGGATCAAGCCGGACCTGCTGGCCTGGGTCGCCGACGCCAGCCCGCACAAACAGGGCAAGTTCCTGCCCGGCAGCCGGATTCCGGTGGTCGCGCCAGAGCGTATCGACAGCGAGCGCCCGGACTATGTACTGGTGCTGCCGTGGAACCTGTTGCAGGAAGTCAGCGAGCAGCTGGCCCACGTTCGCCAGTGGGGCGGGCGCTTCGTGATCGCCGTGCCCGAGTTGAAGCTGCTGTGA